CTCGTGCTCTTAAATAGAATTCATGGTCGATGCCAGCCTGTTCAAATGCATTCATCCAGCGATCATAGCGAAAGAAATCACCCCAGCTATCAAAACGGGCACCATCCTTCCAGGCATGATATATGGCTTGGGAAAGACGGCGATCGCCCCGGGAAAGGACTCCTTCGATCTCTGAATATCTGGGATCTCGATACGATACCCGCAAATTTTTATACTTTAAATTCGCCATGAGAAAATCGATCTTTTCCCGAATAACCTCTTTACTGTCCTGAGCCTCCCACTGGAAAGGGGTTTCCGGCTTGGGAATAAAGGTGGAAAGGGTCACGTTGAGCTTGACCCGGCCAAAGGGTTTGGCCATCTCGCGGACTGCATTGATCAAATCCACGATACCTTGCAAATCAGCCTGGGTTTCGGTAGGCAAACCCAGCATGAAATAGAACTTCAGGGTTTTCCAACCACCATCCAGGGCTATTTGTACTGACGAATACAGATCTTCATCACTGATGATCTTATTGATCACTCGGCGCATCCGCCAGGTTCCGGCTTCCGGTGCAAAGGTCAGCCCGGATTTGCGACCTTCAGAAGCAATGGAAGCGATCTCTTTGGTAAAACTATCCAAACGCATGGATGGAAATGAGACCGAAACCCGATTTTCTTTCAAATAGGGCTTCAGTCCATCCACTACTTCACCCAATCCAGAATAGTCACTGGTAGAAAGCGAAAGCAGGGAAAGGTTCTTTTGGCCGGTAGCAGCCAGAGTCACTTTGGCAGATTCGATCAGCTCATCCGGTTTCCGTTCGCGAACCGGGCGATAAACCATACCAGCGTGGCAAAATCGACAGCCCTGAGTACAGCCACGCATCACTTCCAGGGCAAATCGATCCTGGGCAGTTTCAACGATGGGCACCACCGGTTTTGTCGGATAATTGGAGGCATCCAGAATGGGGATCTTGGCTGACTTGACCCGCTCTGGTGCTCCATCAAAATTTTTGGTCATCGACTCCAAATGACCTGATTCGGAATATTTATAATCGTAGAAGGCCGGGATGTAAACTCCTTCGGGTATCGTTGCCAGATCTTCCAGGATCTGGCGGCGGGTACGTCCATCCCGGCGACCTTCACCAATTCGTCTAACCAGATCGACCAACAGCTCTTCAGCATCTCCGATGACCACCAGGTCAAAAAAATCAGCTACCGGTTCAGGATTATAGGCATTGGTCCCACCGGCTATAATAAAGGGGTCTTGTTCACTACGCTCTTTGGTCCAAATGGGAATATTGGACATATCCAGCATGTTGAGAATATTTGTGTAAAGCAGATCATAAGGCAAAGAAAAGCCTACAATATCAAAATCACGCAGATCACGCTTGGTCTCCAGGCTATGTAAGGGCACTTCATATTCACGCATGAGCGTTTCCATATCAGGCCAGGGGGCATTGACCCGTTCGGCAGCGATATCATGTTCACGATTGAGGATATGATAGAGTATTTGAAAGCCATTATAGGGCATGGCTGTATCATAGACATCTGGAAACGCCAATGCCATGGTCGCTGTAAGATCATCCCAATTCTTGGTGATTATGTTATGTTCATTTCCCAGATAGCGCCCGGGTTTGGATACTTTGGAGAGTATCCGCGTATGTAAAATATGTTCTATTTCTTTGGGCTGCACCCAATATTCCTTTCATCCACCCGTGTGACCAAAATATTTCATGGGGCTAATCAACCTTTTGTATTGTTCCAGTCGCGTCAAGCCTCTGATTATAATTGAGTTTTCACGAGATACTACCTTTTATGAATTGGCTGAAAAGCTGTGAGGAATTGCAGCTTTTACAGGTTAATTTTATTCGTCAACCAACAACAGGAGATTATCATGAATCAGTCCACCGAAAAGCCCTGGGTCATTTTGCAAAAAGTAGAAGGTGATATTACAGCCGAGATGTTGTGCGAAGCATTAAGAAATGCTGATGTTCCCTGCGAGATCAAACGCAGCATGTTGGCCTCAGGTCTTGGAGCCCACTCAGTCTCGCTACCGGAAAATCAGGCAACTCTACTGGTTCCTCCAGAAAAACTGACAGAAGCGCAGGCTGTTTTAGAGGCCATTGAATTCGAACCCGGGGAAAATCAATAGTTTAACTGATTGCGGAGAGCGCAAAGACCGCTATCGATTATCCTGTGGGCGTTATCGTATTTTATATGAGATCAAAGATCGTATTATACTGATTACCATCGTAGAAGTTAGATATAGAAAAAATGCTTATCGCTAAACCCTTTTCTATATTGGGGGCTATAAAAGTAACTATTTGAGAAGGTTTGCATAGATATGCCCGAAAAAGTACAACGTGTTAAAGGTGTCAATGATATTCTCCCGCTGGAGGCCAGGTCATGGCAAATTCTGGAAGCCGTGATCCAGAGCGTGATGAAACGCTATGCCTATGGTGAGATCAGACCCCCGGTTTTTGAGAAAACAGAACTCTTTGCCCGCGGCGTTGGCGAAGATACTGATATTGTATCCAAGGAAATGTACACTTTCAGTGATATGAGCAAATCCTCATTGACCCTCCGTCCCGAGCTTACTGCTGGAGTGGTCCGCAGCTATATCCAGAATAATATGCAGCAGATTTCGCCCGTGCAGAAGCTGTGGTACGAAGGCCCCTTATTTCGTCAGGAACGCCCTCAGAAAGGGCGCTATCGTCAATTTTGGCAATTTGGAGCTGAAGCCATCGGATCCTCCAATCCTGAGCAGGATGTGGAGATGATCGTTCTGTTCTATACCATTCTTAAGGAACTGAGGATCGCAGATTCAGTAACATTGAAGATCAATAGCGTGGGTGATAGCGAGAGCCGGTCCAGCTACCGTAATGCACTGCAGGAATTTCTGAGACCTCACTTGAAGGATCTTTCAGAGACCAGTCAACATCGCTTTGAATCCAACCCGTTAAGGATCTTGGACAGCAAGGCTCCTCAGGATAAAGAGCTGGTGCAAAACGCTCCCAAGATCCGTGATTGGCTGAACGAATCCTCTTCAACCCATTATGATCAAGTGCTGAACATGTTGAAGACACTTAATATTCCTTATACTCAAGATGATCTATTGGTACGTGGTCTGGATTACTACACCCATACTATTTTCGAATTCACCAGTGATGCTCTGGGTGCTCAGGATGCTATTTGTGGTGGGGGACGCTATAACGACCTGGTTAAAGAATTGGGGGGGAGTGATATGCCTGCCATTGGCTGGGCTTCCGGGATTGAGCGACTACTTCTGGTTGTTGATGCCATTAACCCCATGAACACTGACCCCACACTGGACCTCTACCTGGTTGTACTTGGTGATGAACTCCGCACCAAGGCACCTGAACTGATTCGGGATTGGCGGGATCAGGGACTATCCTGTGATTCTGATGCGCTGCGACGCAGTATGAAAGCCCAGATGCGCGAAGCCAACCGGCAGGGCGCTAAATACGTGGCTATTCTAGGTACCGATGAATACTCACAGGGTGTGGTTCAACTAAAGGATTTTAAATCCGGAGAGCAAAAACCGGTGATTTTTGATCAGGTAGCTGAACTGATAATAAATAGTCTTACTAAACAGATAGAAGACTCTTGACCCCCAACTATAGATCGCGATTTTCGGTGGTGTTTCTTCCCTGCGTTCTGCTGATCCAGGATGACTAACAGATGTCTGACCAACCTCATCTCTTAACCAAGGCTCAGGTAACCCGCTATCGGGGGTTGAAACAAGGGCGGAATCGAAAACAGGAAGGTTTGTTCCTGTTAGAGGGCGTTCGACTTTGCGAAGAAGCGTTCAGATCCAATTTGAAATTGGAAACCTGCATTATTAGGAAAAACTTTGATAAATTAACCATCCCAAACGAACTCGTCACCTACGAAGCGACTAATACCCAGCTTGAACAAATCAGCGACAGCAAAAACCCCCAGGGAATTGTCTGTATTGCCAGAATACCCGACAAAAGATCCTTACCAAGCCCAGAACCCGGCAAAATCCTGTTGGTCTTGGATCGCCTGGCCGATCCCGGAAATATGGGAACTATTTTTCGCAGTGCTTTATGGTTTGGTGTATCCCATATCCTGCTTGGGCCAGATTGCGTAGATCCATATAGTCCCAAAGTTGTCCGCGCCAGCATGGGTGATCTTGCCTCGCTGAAACTACACAGTAGTGATGATCTCAAAATAAGCGCGGAAGCATGGAAAGAAGCCGCTGGTCAAGTAGCCGCTTTGCACATGTCAGGTTCTCCTCTGGATGCCTATCGACCACAACAGGGACTCTTTCTCATTGTTGGCTCAGAAGCTCATGGGGTTGCTCAAGAACTGCTGGATAGCGCCACTTCTCTCTCGATCATGAAAATCGGCGTTGGGGAATCTCTGAATGCCGCCATGGCAACCGGAATAGCCCTATACGAATTAACCAGGACGTCGTGAATGCCGAAAATCGAAATATCAATGGTGCAAGGCAGCTTTTTTAGAGTGATCCTGGGAATGATCATGACCCTGATCTTTATCATTAGTATGATCCTGCATCCTGAAGCGTATATGAAGTATCTATTCTGGGCACTCCTGGGATTAGCTCTAACCTGGCAGAATTACAGTCTCTACCTCATCAAAAAGCAGGAAGATCAAGAAAACGCTCCTTGATCACATCTACTGTTCTTCGTGACCTCCGCCACACCGTGTTATACATTCTTTAACTATAATCAGACCGAAAATCGGCTATAATGCGCGATTAGTATCTTTGATAGTAGATCCAGTTATTTAATAAGGGATAACCCATGTTTTTCAACCGACATTTGAAGCTTATTATACTTGTGCTGCTGTTGGCCGCGAGTGCTCTACAGGCCAAAAACCAATGGCTCGGATTTCAAAATCAATCCTCAAGCAGTCCGGCGGTTGTGACTCATATTGATAATCTATCCGGGACTGAACTGGATTTCCAATTATCTGGCTATTACCGAAGCGAGGTGGAGATCGAGGGAAGTTCCTACCTGTTGATCTCTGCTCCTGAGATGACACCCCTCCTGAAAACCGGTGCCCCTGATCTGCCTAAATACTACCGCAGTATTATTATTCCCGATAATGCCCAGATGCAGCTCAGTGTTGAGGTTTTGGAATATCATGACATCACTGTAGAAAAACTGGTTCCCTCCAAAGGCAATCTTACCAGAGCACTCAATCCAGCTTCAGTTCCCTTTGAATTCGGAGAAGAATACCAACAAGATGCGTTTTACCCGGAACAGATCGCCTCATTGAGTGCTCCCTACGTCATGCGTGACCTAAGGGGCGCAGTGATCCAAATTCACCCTTTTCGATATAATCCGATAGCTGGAATTCTAAGAATTTATACCCACTTGCGCTTAAATGTTGAGACCGTTGGGCTTGCCCGCCAGGCTATCAAAACCAAATTCACGACGACTCTGGATCGTGGGTTCCTGCCTGTATATGAAAATCATTTTATCAATTACGCATCTAACACAGTTCTTTATGACCTGCCGGTGGAAACCGGCAATCTCTTCATTATCGCTGCTGATAATTATTATAACGCAACCTTGCCCCTGGTGAATTGGAAACGTACCCGCGGCTTAGCAACTGAGATTATACGTGTTTCTGAGATCGGCAATAATGCCTCATCTATCAAGGATGCCATCCAAACTCGCTATGATTCAGATGCAGGGCTTACTTTTCTCCTCATCGTTGGAGATGCTCCCGATGTCGCGCCAGCTATTGGAACCTCCGGAGCAGCCTCTGGAGCTGCTTCCGATCCTACTTACGCTCTGCTGGACGGTGGTAACGGGGATCAGTATCCTGATATTTTTGTAGGACGCCTATCAGCCAACACTATTACCCAGGTTGAAACCCAGGTAGCCAAGATCATCGATTATGAAGCCAATCCGGATCCAACAGGCGACTGGTATCAAAAAGCGATGGGCATCGCCTCAAACCAGGGTGCCGGTCAGGGTGATGATGGTGAGGCTGACAATGTTCACATGGACAATATCAGAACCGATCTGTTAGGTTATGGTTATGATCCAGTAGATCAGATCTATGATCCGAGTGCCAGCTCAGCGCAGGTTACATCTGGTGTCAACGACGGACGCAGCTTGATCAATTATGTGGGACACGGTTCTACTTCATCCTGGTCCACCACAGGCTTTTCAAGCTCACAGGTAAACAGCCTAAATAATACCGGAAAATTACCAGTGATTGTCTCCGTGGCTTGCGTTAATGGAAATTTCCAATCCACTACCTGTTTTGCCGAAGCCTGGTTGAGGGCTGGATCTGCCAACGACCAAAAAGGAGCGGTGGCATTCTATGGTTCTTCGATTAATCAGGATTGGGCACCACCCATGAGTGCACAGGATGAATTTGTTGACCTGCTCATCGCTGATGATCCCCTGACCATCGGTGCCCTCATGTTTTCCGGATCAGCGCTGATGATCGATGAATATGGGAGCAGTGGTTTTGCAATGTATGCGACCTGGCATATTTTTGGTGATCCCAGTATGCCTCTGCGTACGCAAACACCTCAACCTTTTACAAATNNNNNNNNNNNNNNNNNNNNNNNNNNNNNNNNNNNNNNNNNNNNNNNNNNNNNNNNNNNNNNNNNNNNNNNNNNNNNNNNNNNNNNNNNNNNNNNNNNNNGTTTTCCGGATCAGCGCTGATGATCGATGAATATGGGAGCAGTGGTTTTGCAATGTATGCGACCTGGCATATTTTTGGTGATCCCAGTATGCCTCTGCGTACGCAAACACCTCAACCTTTTACAAATGTTTCAGTTTCTGATATTTTAATCCTGGGTACTTCACAACTCAGTATCAATACTACCGGGATCAGCAATGCAATTATCAGTCTTAGCAAAAATGGTGAATTGTTGGATGCAGCAGCGATTTCCGGTTTTGGAACGACTGTTTTAAATTTTGAGCCACTCACGGAGATCGACACCTGCATACTCACCATAACCGGTCAAAATCGAATCCCCTGGCAACAGGAGCTGCTGATCATAGCACCGGAAGATCCTTATCTTGTTACCCAGGGCTTTACCATAACTGATGACGTTTTCGGGAATGGCAATGGCCTGGTCGACTTTGGCGAAGTGGTTGACCTGAACCTTATAATCCAGAATGTTGGTGCTGATACCTGCGATCTGGTAAACGCCCAAATTTCCCTGGATGACCCCTACATCTCGCTGGTCAATGATTTTTTCAGTTCAACGATCCTTCCAGGTGATAGCGTGGTAGCCCTTGGACCTTACGAGCTCATTATCGCTGAGAATGTTCCCAATGGTCATCCGGTTCATATCGCTGTATTTATGGATAATGGAATGGACACCTGGGAATCTGAGATCATTATCAACATTCAGGCTCCTGCAGTGACTTTTGCAAATGTAACTGTTCTTGATGACGGAAATGGACGGCTGGATATTGGTGAATCTGCAGTTCTTAAATTGAGCCTTAACAACCTGGGCGGTTCCGGGCTGGCTTCTGCCAACGTTACCCTGGCCAGTAGCGACCCCTACGTTGCTGCTTTGGGTCCCATGATAACTCTGGGCAATTTTGAGGCTGGAACGCTAGACTCCTGCAGCTTTGATATCGAACTTGAATACGCTACTCCACCAGGATATGAGATCGAGTTTTCCTGGATCCTTGAAAGCGATCAGGGGTATGCTGCCACCGGAGCCTTTTCGATGCTGGCTGGCTTGATCGTGGAAGATTTTGAGAGTTCGGATTTTACTGCTTTTGATTGGCTTTTTAGTGGACATCAGGATTGGGTTATTGACAATAGTGACTTTCTTGAAGGCCAGTTCTCAGCACGCTCAGGAGTCATCAACAATAACCAGAATTCCGAGTTAAGCCTGATAATTGAAGCTGATGAAGAGGCTGTCTTAAGCTTTAACTATAAAGTGTCTTCGCAGGCCGGTTCGGATGGACTTCTCTTTCT
This is a stretch of genomic DNA from Candidatus Neomarinimicrobiota bacterium. It encodes these proteins:
- a CDS encoding TIGR03960 family B12-binding radical SAM protein; this encodes MQPKEIEHILHTRILSKVSKPGRYLGNEHNIITKNWDDLTATMALAFPDVYDTAMPYNGFQILYHILNREHDIAAERVNAPWPDMETLMREYEVPLHSLETKRDLRDFDIVGFSLPYDLLYTNILNMLDMSNIPIWTKERSEQDPFIIAGGTNAYNPEPVADFFDLVVIGDAEELLVDLVRRIGEGRRDGRTRRQILEDLATIPEGVYIPAFYDYKYSESGHLESMTKNFDGAPERVKSAKIPILDASNYPTKPVVPIVETAQDRFALEVMRGCTQGCRFCHAGMVYRPVRERKPDELIESAKVTLAATGQKNLSLLSLSTSDYSGLGEVVDGLKPYLKENRVSVSFPSMRLDSFTKEIASIASEGRKSGLTFAPEAGTWRMRRVINKIISDEDLYSSVQIALDGGWKTLKFYFMLGLPTETQADLQGIVDLINAVREMAKPFGRVKLNVTLSTFIPKPETPFQWEAQDSKEVIREKIDFLMANLKYKNLRVSYRDPRYSEIEGVLSRGDRRLSQAIYHAWKDGARFDSWGDFFRYDRWMNAFEQAGIDHEFYLRARDENELLPWDLVDNRIIKKFLKREKRKAYQEATVIDCRDGCVACGVCDFDELYMRIVKDETAGESKTKPEVYVAPERIPLPELINTTPVFTARLKFSKSGLASYLGHLDVQNSFMRAISLADLPVVYSQGFNRRPRISSGPALPLGYTSEAEFLDVLLFRQVETVVEDLNGFLPAGIKVQDVVWHKGRISAVTGQITAVKQVIVFDELGSDVSLKHLKQNFEQRNNVYIERERKRRIISLDVKVYIQSIEIKGNSLEVTTLVKDGKGIRLNEFLPVFFEVPANDLPVYTVHRLAVIMNEPT
- the hisS gene encoding histidine--tRNA ligase, translated to MPEKVQRVKGVNDILPLEARSWQILEAVIQSVMKRYAYGEIRPPVFEKTELFARGVGEDTDIVSKEMYTFSDMSKSSLTLRPELTAGVVRSYIQNNMQQISPVQKLWYEGPLFRQERPQKGRYRQFWQFGAEAIGSSNPEQDVEMIVLFYTILKELRIADSVTLKINSVGDSESRSSYRNALQEFLRPHLKDLSETSQHRFESNPLRILDSKAPQDKELVQNAPKIRDWLNESSSTHYDQVLNMLKTLNIPYTQDDLLVRGLDYYTHTIFEFTSDALGAQDAICGGGRYNDLVKELGGSDMPAIGWASGIERLLLVVDAINPMNTDPTLDLYLVVLGDELRTKAPELIRDWRDQGLSCDSDALRRSMKAQMREANRQGAKYVAILGTDEYSQGVVQLKDFKSGEQKPVIFDQVAELIINSLTKQIEDS
- a CDS encoding RNA methyltransferase, with translation MSDQPHLLTKAQVTRYRGLKQGRNRKQEGLFLLEGVRLCEEAFRSNLKLETCIIRKNFDKLTIPNELVTYEATNTQLEQISDSKNPQGIVCIARIPDKRSLPSPEPGKILLVLDRLADPGNMGTIFRSALWFGVSHILLGPDCVDPYSPKVVRASMGDLASLKLHSSDDLKISAEAWKEAAGQVAALHMSGSPLDAYRPQQGLFLIVGSEAHGVAQELLDSATSLSIMKIGVGESLNAAMATGIALYELTRTS
- a CDS encoding C25 family cysteine peptidase, whose protein sequence is MFFNRHLKLIILVLLLAASALQAKNQWLGFQNQSSSSPAVVTHIDNLSGTELDFQLSGYYRSEVEIEGSSYLLISAPEMTPLLKTGAPDLPKYYRSIIIPDNAQMQLSVEVLEYHDITVEKLVPSKGNLTRALNPASVPFEFGEEYQQDAFYPEQIASLSAPYVMRDLRGAVIQIHPFRYNPIAGILRIYTHLRLNVETVGLARQAIKTKFTTTLDRGFLPVYENHFINYASNTVLYDLPVETGNLFIIAADNYYNATLPLVNWKRTRGLATEIIRVSEIGNNASSIKDAIQTRYDSDAGLTFLLIVGDAPDVAPAIGTSGAASGAASDPTYALLDGGNGDQYPDIFVGRLSANTITQVETQVAKIIDYEANPDPTGDWYQKAMGIASNQGAGQGDDGEADNVHMDNIRTDLLGYGYDPVDQIYDPSASSAQVTSGVNDGRSLINYVGHGSTSSWSTTGFSSSQVNSLNNTGKLPVIVSVACVNGNFQSTTCFAEAWLRAGSANDQKGAVAFYGSSINQDWAPPMSAQDEFVDLLIADDPLTIGALMFSGSALMIDEYGSSGFAMYATWHIFGDPSMPLRTQTPQPFTN
- a CDS encoding C25 family peptidase C-terminal domain-containing protein codes for the protein FSGSALMIDEYGSSGFAMYATWHIFGDPSMPLRTQTPQPFTNVSVSDILILGTSQLSINTTGISNAIISLSKNGELLDAAAISGFGTTVLNFEPLTEIDTCILTITGQNRIPWQQELLIIAPEDPYLVTQGFTITDDVFGNGNGLVDFGEVVDLNLIIQNVGADTCDLVNAQISLDDPYISLVNDFFSSTILPGDSVVALGPYELIIAENVPNGHPVHIAVFMDNGMDTWESEIIINIQAPAVTFANVTVLDDGNGRLDIGESAVLKLSLNNLGGSGLASANVTLASSDPYVAALGPMITLGNFEAGTLDSCSFDIELEYATPPGYEIEFSWILESDQGYAATGAFSMLAGLIVEDFESSDFTAFDWLFSGHQDWVIDNSDFLEGQFSARSGVINNNQNSELSLIIEADEEAVLSFNYKVSSQAGSDGLLFLIDGILQNTWQGEIPWSEAVYPLTTGEHELTWKYTKNSSGASGSDCAWIDFIILPLSEVPGTIIGDVTADAQINVQDIVRLVNIILGQGAEVQPYELYCGNMNGDTIIDIGDLVLLVNIIMGQ